From the genome of Azospira restricta, one region includes:
- a CDS encoding DUF4118 domain-containing protein, whose amino-acid sequence MSYRRTWVAYAIAPALCALTTLVAFPLRGQLDKANIVMIYLLAVFVVAVRLGRGPAVLTALLSVALFDFFFVPPYISFTVADAQYLVTFGVMLAVGLITSHLAAQLGERSEAAEASAQETRVLYDLARDLGATLSYAQVAEVLDRFLANLGMHGGLLVSESLAAPDALRHHGGYLPDEYETAQARAAYRENAAVESVALGASEPSALFLPFAGTTRVRGVLVATAPASPARLRAKRPLLGAVASLVGIAIERIHFADIAQQSELDAQTEKLRSSILSSISHDLRTPLTTLVGLADSVADTRTGLPAEVRETAEIIRGQAYSMHRMVSNLLEMARLQSGRVVLNRQWQPLDEVIGSSTRLLGELLARRRLLIDLPADLPLVSFDAVLIERVFCNLLENAAKYSDDGAVIEIAAAVDDGRLEVGVCNEGSGFPAGRMEQLFELFVRGEQEAAVPGTGIGLALCRAIVGAHGGSIVAENRQGKACVRFTLPQETPPAVDGEWS is encoded by the coding sequence GTGTCCTACCGTCGTACCTGGGTCGCTTATGCAATCGCGCCGGCTCTCTGCGCGCTGACCACGCTCGTCGCCTTCCCGCTGCGCGGCCAGCTGGACAAGGCGAACATCGTGATGATCTACCTGCTCGCGGTGTTCGTCGTCGCCGTCCGCCTCGGCCGCGGGCCGGCGGTGCTGACCGCGCTGCTCAGCGTCGCCCTCTTCGATTTCTTCTTCGTCCCGCCCTACATTTCGTTCACCGTCGCCGATGCGCAGTACCTGGTCACCTTTGGCGTGATGCTGGCGGTCGGGCTGATCACGTCGCACCTGGCGGCGCAGCTCGGCGAGCGTAGCGAGGCGGCGGAAGCGAGCGCGCAGGAAACGCGCGTGCTTTACGATCTGGCGCGTGATCTCGGCGCGACGCTGAGCTATGCGCAGGTTGCGGAAGTGCTCGATCGTTTCCTCGCCAACCTCGGCATGCACGGCGGCCTGCTCGTCTCCGAATCGCTGGCGGCGCCGGATGCGTTGCGCCACCATGGCGGCTATCTTCCGGACGAGTATGAGACCGCGCAGGCACGGGCGGCCTACCGGGAGAACGCGGCGGTCGAATCGGTGGCGCTCGGCGCCAGCGAGCCGTCGGCGCTATTCCTGCCGTTCGCCGGCACCACACGCGTGCGCGGCGTCCTCGTTGCAACGGCACCGGCTTCGCCCGCCCGGCTGCGGGCGAAGCGCCCGCTGCTCGGCGCGGTCGCCTCGCTGGTCGGCATCGCCATCGAACGCATCCATTTCGCCGACATCGCGCAGCAGAGCGAACTCGATGCGCAGACCGAGAAGCTGCGCTCGTCGATCCTGTCGTCGATCTCGCACGACCTGCGCACGCCGCTGACGACGCTGGTCGGCCTCGCCGACTCGGTCGCGGATACCCGCACCGGCCTTCCCGCGGAGGTCCGCGAGACCGCCGAGATCATCCGCGGGCAGGCCTATTCGATGCATCGCATGGTCTCCAACCTGCTCGAAATGGCCCGACTGCAGTCCGGGCGGGTGGTGCTCAACCGCCAGTGGCAGCCGCTCGACGAGGTCATCGGGTCGAGCACGCGCCTGCTCGGCGAACTGCTCGCCCGCCGCCGCCTGCTGATCGACCTGCCGGCCGACTTGCCGCTGGTCAGCTTCGACGCGGTGCTGATCGAGCGCGTCTTCTGCAACCTGCTGGAGAATGCCGCCAAGTATTCGGACGACGGCGCCGTCATCGAGATCGCCGCGGCGGTCGACGACGGCCGTCTGGAAGTGGGCGTGTGCAACGAGGGCAGCGGCTTCCCCGCCGGCCGGATGGAGCAGCTGTTCGAGCTGTTCGTGCGTGGCGAGCAGGAAGCGGCGGTGCCCGGCACCGGCATCGGGCTGGCGCTCTGCCGCGCCATCGTCGGCGCGCACGGCGGCAGCATCGTCGCCGAGAATCGCCAGGGCAAGGCCTGCGTCCGCTTCACGCTGCCGCAGGAGACGCCGCCGGCGGTCGATGGGGAGTGGTCGTGA
- the ilvA gene encoding threonine ammonia-lyase, producing the protein MDAGIAPDLAALHDARARIADAVLQTPLWANDPLSREFGAPIHIKLENLQRTGSFKLRGASHKIGCLLRSGQAANGVIAVSAGNHAQGVARAAMVAGLPATVVMPANAPLTKIESCKSLGAEVVLFGSNLEEARVETDRLARERGLAFIHPYDDWEIVAGQAGVGLEILEALPSAAQIVVPLGGGGLISGIALAAKLQRPDIRVVGVQADAVAPWRHFLADGGIDAIPPDAHTIADGIKVKLPGLLTRQVVARHVDAIVTVDDNAIAEAMVTLLERTRTIGEGAGVVGLAALMRGLIPLPPEAPTVIVISGGNADMTLVGRSIDYGLASSGRLMSVAVLTPDSPGRLATLLGLVAEHGMNVRHVEHRRGELHVPVGMTEIILQIETRDFTHQRELLEHFARQGLAARNLLAP; encoded by the coding sequence ATGGATGCCGGAATTGCGCCTGACCTCGCCGCGCTGCACGATGCCCGTGCGCGCATCGCCGACGCCGTGCTGCAGACGCCGCTGTGGGCCAACGATCCGCTGTCGCGCGAGTTCGGCGCGCCGATCCACATCAAGCTGGAGAACCTGCAGCGCACCGGCTCGTTCAAGCTGCGCGGCGCCAGCCACAAGATCGGCTGCCTGCTGCGCAGCGGGCAGGCGGCGAACGGCGTGATCGCGGTGTCCGCCGGCAACCACGCGCAGGGGGTGGCGCGCGCGGCGATGGTCGCCGGGCTGCCGGCGACGGTGGTGATGCCGGCGAACGCGCCGCTGACCAAGATCGAGTCGTGCAAGAGCCTGGGTGCCGAGGTCGTGCTCTTCGGCAGCAATCTCGAGGAGGCGCGCGTCGAGACCGACCGGCTGGCGCGCGAGCGCGGGCTCGCGTTCATCCATCCCTACGACGACTGGGAGATCGTCGCCGGCCAAGCCGGCGTCGGCCTGGAGATCCTGGAGGCGCTGCCGTCGGCCGCGCAGATCGTCGTCCCGCTCGGCGGCGGCGGGCTGATTTCCGGCATCGCGCTGGCGGCCAAGCTGCAGCGGCCGGACATCCGCGTCGTCGGCGTCCAGGCCGATGCGGTCGCGCCGTGGCGCCACTTCCTCGCCGACGGCGGCATCGACGCGATCCCCCCGGACGCGCACACCATCGCCGACGGCATCAAGGTCAAGCTGCCGGGGCTGCTGACGCGGCAGGTGGTGGCGCGCCACGTCGATGCGATCGTCACCGTCGACGACAATGCCATCGCCGAGGCGATGGTGACGCTGCTCGAACGCACGCGGACGATCGGCGAGGGCGCCGGCGTGGTCGGCCTGGCGGCGCTGATGCGCGGGCTGATCCCGCTGCCGCCGGAGGCGCCGACGGTGATCGTGATCAGCGGCGGCAACGCCGATATGACGCTGGTCGGCCGCTCGATCGACTACGGGCTGGCCTCCAGCGGCCGCCTGATGAGCGTCGCCGTGCTGACGCCGGACAGTCCGGGCCGGCTGGCCACGCTGCTCGGGCTGGTCGCCGAACACGGCATGAACGTGCGCCACGTCGAGCACCGGCGCGGCGAGCTGCACGTGCCGGTGGGGATGACCGAGATCATCCTGCAGATCGAGACGCGCGACTTCACGCACCAGCGCGAGCTGCTCGAACACTTCGCGCGCCAGGGCCTGGCCGCGCGCAACCTGCTCGCGCCCTGA
- a CDS encoding response regulator, which yields MRVVVVEDEPQIRRFVCDAVRKEGGVPVEAGSGRAGLDAVAGGGATLVILDLGLPDMNGVDFIRELRRWSSLPILILSARSAEQDKIEALDAGADDYLTKPFGIGELLARMRVLLRRLAQSSESTPVHRFGGIEVDLARHLVRRDGAEVHLTQIEFRLLATLLANAGKVMTNRVLMREVWGGGHAEQEHYVRIYVRRLRQKLEDDPTRPRYLLTETGVGYRFQP from the coding sequence GTGCGCGTCGTCGTGGTTGAGGACGAGCCGCAGATCCGCCGCTTCGTCTGCGACGCGGTGCGCAAGGAGGGCGGCGTTCCGGTCGAGGCCGGCAGCGGCCGGGCCGGACTGGACGCCGTCGCCGGCGGCGGGGCGACGCTGGTGATCCTCGACCTCGGTCTGCCGGACATGAACGGCGTCGACTTCATCCGCGAGCTGCGCCGCTGGTCGTCGCTGCCGATCCTGATCCTCTCGGCGCGCTCGGCCGAGCAGGACAAGATCGAGGCGCTCGATGCCGGCGCCGACGACTACCTGACCAAGCCCTTCGGCATCGGCGAGCTGCTCGCGCGCATGCGCGTGTTGCTGCGTCGCCTCGCGCAGAGTAGCGAATCGACGCCGGTGCACCGTTTCGGTGGCATCGAGGTCGACCTCGCCCGCCACCTGGTGCGCCGCGACGGAGCCGAAGTGCACTTGACGCAGATCGAGTTCCGCCTGCTGGCGACGCTGCTCGCCAACGCTGGCAAGGTGATGACCAATCGCGTATTGATGCGCGAGGTGTGGGGCGGCGGCCACGCCGAGCAGGAGCACTACGTGCGCATCTACGTCCGCCGCCTGCGGCAGAAGCTGGAGGACGATCCGACCCGGCCCCGCTACCTGCTCACCGAAACCGGCGTCGGTTACCGCTTCCAGCCCTGA
- a CDS encoding diguanylate cyclase domain-containing protein, whose protein sequence is MNASPTPQTLHFERLANVVALPIGRWDAQARLVFCNTPYLAWAGRSQEELLGRTLAELYGDDAWAVARPAFERAFGGEISGYERLLTHPPHPQRWARIQVFPDVAPDGRVASVFTIATDIHEDIVERNALVAARKRLDRFTDNIPLPLVYLDTGCRLRFVNKAWCRLVDIAAGDALGRHVSEVRGEVSWREQQPYYERALAGQPAEFSRLVHGVVDGPRWMRTSYFPDFDDEGKVIGVYTVTTDVHELTTTQEQLRRSAERDALTDALSRHTMMSFIECSIADPNQEFALFFIDLDGFKSVNDEKGHRAGDRLLAEIATALRGAVRTEDAVGRFGGDEFLVLARVKGQAGAQALAEHLCASVEGAAQASGSAVSASIGYALAPSDARDPLELLHYADAAMYAAKRSGKNRAMSWRQSQLNQG, encoded by the coding sequence ATGAACGCATCGCCCACCCCACAGACGCTGCACTTCGAACGGCTCGCGAACGTCGTCGCGCTGCCGATCGGCCGCTGGGACGCGCAAGCGCGGCTCGTCTTCTGCAACACGCCCTATCTGGCCTGGGCGGGACGCAGCCAGGAGGAACTGCTCGGCCGCACGCTCGCCGAACTCTATGGCGATGACGCCTGGGCAGTCGCCCGTCCGGCCTTCGAACGCGCCTTCGGCGGCGAAATCTCCGGCTACGAACGGCTGCTGACGCACCCGCCGCACCCGCAACGCTGGGCGCGCATCCAGGTCTTCCCCGATGTCGCCCCGGACGGCCGGGTGGCCTCCGTGTTCACCATCGCCACCGACATCCACGAGGACATCGTCGAGCGCAACGCGCTGGTCGCCGCCCGCAAGCGGCTCGACCGCTTCACCGACAACATCCCGCTGCCGCTCGTCTACCTCGATACCGGCTGCCGGCTGCGCTTCGTGAACAAGGCGTGGTGCCGGCTGGTCGACATCGCCGCCGGCGACGCGCTCGGGCGCCACGTCAGCGAAGTGCGCGGCGAGGTGAGCTGGCGCGAGCAGCAGCCGTACTACGAACGCGCGCTGGCCGGCCAGCCGGCCGAGTTCTCGCGGCTGGTCCATGGCGTCGTCGACGGCCCGCGCTGGATGCGCACGAGCTACTTCCCCGATTTCGACGACGAAGGAAAGGTCATCGGCGTCTACACCGTCACCACCGACGTGCACGAGCTGACCACCACGCAGGAACAGCTGCGTCGCAGCGCCGAGCGGGACGCCCTCACCGACGCGCTGAGCCGGCACACGATGATGTCGTTCATCGAATGCTCGATCGCCGATCCGAACCAGGAATTCGCGCTGTTCTTCATCGACCTCGACGGCTTCAAGTCGGTCAACGACGAAAAGGGGCATCGCGCCGGCGACCGGCTGCTTGCCGAAATCGCCACGGCACTGCGCGGCGCGGTGCGCACCGAAGATGCGGTCGGCCGCTTCGGCGGCGACGAATTCCTCGTCCTCGCGCGAGTGAAGGGACAGGCCGGCGCACAGGCCCTGGCCGAACACCTGTGCGCCTCGGTCGAAGGCGCCGCGCAAGCCTCGGGCAGTGCGGTCAGCGCCAGCATCGGCTATGCGCTCGCCCCCAGCGACGCCCGCGACCCGCTCGAGCTGCTCCACTACGCCGACGCGGCGATGTACGCCGCCAAGCGCAGCGGCAAGAACCGTGCGATGTCCTGGCGCCAGTCCCAGCTGAATCAGGGGTAG
- the trkA gene encoding Trk system potassium transporter TrkA, translating to MRILILGAGQVGTSLAEALASEANDITVVDQDAQALALLAERLDIRTVAGNASHPSVLREAGIDDADLLVAVTQSDQTNLVACKIARSLFRVPTRIARLRSADYLDPAILANDNFAVDHAICPEQEVTDYIAKMIEFPEALQVVEFAGGRVVLVGLRAGADGLLAGKPIRTLREHLPAGVDARIAAIFRNHRQIEPDGNTVVAPGDEVFLLAASGQIRRVLLELRKAPAPARRVLIAGGGNIGARVAERLERDYSVKLIERNRGRAAAIAMQLSRTLVLSGDATDENLLTQENIDETDVFLALTNDDEDNIMAASLAKRLGCRRVLALINRRAYADMVQGGPIDIALSPAQVSIGTLLTHVRRGDVARVHRLRRGAAEALELIAHGDAQTSQAVGRRIDQLPKIGGARIAAIVRRAELGVLMPQVGVLREAYPERVIIPHHDTVIESGDRVIVFCTHKRQVKEVERLFQVAAGFL from the coding sequence ATGCGTATCCTGATCCTCGGTGCCGGTCAGGTCGGCACCAGCCTCGCCGAGGCGCTCGCTTCCGAAGCCAACGACATCACCGTCGTCGACCAGGATGCGCAGGCGCTGGCGCTCCTCGCCGAGCGCCTGGATATCCGCACCGTCGCCGGTAACGCCTCGCATCCGTCGGTGCTGCGCGAGGCGGGCATCGACGACGCCGACCTGCTGGTCGCCGTCACCCAGTCCGACCAGACCAACCTCGTCGCCTGCAAGATCGCCCGCAGCCTGTTCCGGGTGCCGACGCGGATCGCGCGCCTCCGCAGCGCCGACTACCTCGATCCGGCCATCCTCGCCAACGACAACTTCGCTGTCGACCACGCGATCTGCCCGGAGCAGGAGGTCACCGACTACATCGCGAAGATGATCGAGTTTCCCGAGGCGCTGCAGGTGGTCGAGTTCGCCGGCGGGCGCGTGGTGCTGGTCGGCCTGCGCGCCGGCGCCGACGGCCTGCTCGCCGGCAAGCCGATCCGCACGCTGCGCGAGCATCTGCCCGCCGGCGTCGATGCACGCATCGCCGCGATCTTCCGCAACCACCGGCAGATCGAGCCGGATGGCAATACCGTCGTCGCTCCCGGCGACGAGGTTTTCCTGCTTGCGGCCAGCGGGCAGATCCGTCGCGTGCTGCTCGAACTGCGCAAGGCGCCGGCGCCGGCGCGGCGCGTGCTGATCGCCGGCGGCGGCAACATCGGTGCGCGCGTCGCCGAGCGCCTGGAGCGTGACTACTCGGTCAAGCTCATCGAGCGCAATCGGGGGCGGGCGGCGGCGATCGCGATGCAGCTCTCGCGCACACTGGTACTCTCCGGCGACGCCACCGACGAGAACCTGCTGACGCAGGAGAACATCGACGAAACCGACGTATTCCTCGCGCTGACCAACGACGACGAAGACAACATCATGGCCGCGTCGCTGGCCAAGCGGCTCGGCTGCCGGCGCGTGCTGGCGCTGATCAACCGACGCGCCTACGCCGACATGGTGCAGGGCGGCCCGATCGACATCGCTTTGTCGCCGGCGCAGGTATCGATCGGCACGCTGCTCACCCACGTCCGTCGCGGCGATGTCGCCCGCGTGCACCGCCTGCGCCGAGGCGCCGCCGAGGCGCTGGAGCTGATCGCGCATGGCGATGCGCAGACCTCGCAGGCTGTCGGCCGGCGCATCGATCAGTTGCCGAAGATCGGCGGCGCACGCATCGCCGCCATCGTCCGCCGCGCCGAGCTGGGGGTGTTGATGCCGCAGGTCGGTGTGCTGCGCGAGGCCTATCCCGAGCGGGTGATCATTCCGCACCACGATACGGTGATCGAGTCCGGCGACCGGGTGATCGTCTTCTGTACGCACAAGCGGCAGGTCAAGGAAGTCGAACGCCTGTTCCAGGTTGCCGCGGGGTTCCTCTGA
- the greB gene encoding transcription elongation factor GreB: MSKAFTRETDHDDEDEVPAGLQLPQGAKNYISPGGHARLKAELDHLLRVERPHVVEVVAWAASNGDRSENGDYIYGKRRLREIDRRIRFLTKRLDIAEVVDPLRQPNRDQVFFGATVTICDEDGAENTYTIVGVDETDLGRGHISWVSPLARALIKAKEGDSVRFQSPAGIREIDIVAVEYKAIDAG, from the coding sequence ATGAGCAAGGCTTTTACCCGCGAAACCGACCACGACGACGAGGACGAGGTCCCGGCCGGCCTGCAGCTGCCGCAGGGGGCGAAGAACTACATCTCGCCCGGCGGGCACGCGCGGCTCAAGGCCGAACTCGACCACCTGCTGCGCGTCGAGCGCCCGCACGTGGTCGAGGTCGTCGCCTGGGCGGCGTCGAACGGCGACCGCTCGGAGAACGGCGACTACATCTACGGCAAGCGCCGGCTGCGCGAGATCGACCGCCGCATCCGCTTCCTGACCAAGCGGCTGGACATTGCCGAGGTGGTCGACCCGCTGCGCCAGCCGAACCGCGACCAGGTCTTCTTCGGTGCCACCGTCACCATCTGCGACGAGGACGGCGCCGAGAACACCTACACCATCGTCGGCGTCGACGAGACCGACCTCGGCCGCGGCCACATCAGCTGGGTGTCGCCGTTGGCGCGCGCGCTGATCAAGGCCAAGGAGGGCGACTCGGTGCGCTTCCAGAGCCCGGCCGGCATCCGCGAGATCGACATCGTCGCCGTCGAGTACAAGGCCATCGACGCCGGCTGA
- a CDS encoding VOC family protein — protein MARQIFVNLPVRDLGRAVDFFTHLGFGFDPQYTDENATCMVVADDIFVMLLVEPFFQTFTPKALCDARRATEVLVCLSCASRAEVDALVAKALAAGGRAPQSAKDLGFMYGHGFEDLDGHLWELVYMAPEAA, from the coding sequence ATGGCCAGACAGATCTTCGTCAACCTGCCGGTCCGCGACCTCGGCCGCGCGGTCGATTTCTTCACGCATCTCGGCTTCGGGTTCGATCCGCAATACACCGACGAGAACGCGACCTGCATGGTCGTCGCCGACGACATCTTCGTCATGCTGCTGGTCGAACCTTTCTTCCAGACCTTCACGCCGAAGGCGCTGTGCGACGCGCGGCGGGCGACCGAGGTGCTGGTCTGCCTCTCCTGCGCGAGCCGCGCCGAGGTCGATGCGCTGGTGGCCAAGGCGCTGGCTGCCGGCGGCCGGGCGCCGCAGTCGGCGAAGGACCTCGGCTTCATGTACGGGCACGGTTTCGAGGATCTCGACGGGCATCTCTGGGAACTGGTCTACATGGCGCCGGAGGCCGCCTAG
- a CDS encoding TrkH family potassium uptake protein translates to MLFRLLPVLHVLGLMLMFFSVTYLMPIAASLLADDGTWIDFVDAMAVSFCFGALMTVLTSRHKRELKPRDGFLLVTLAWVLMAAIATVPLLLVIDGLSFTDAFFETMSGLTTTGATVLTGLERLPPAVNLWRHELNWLGGMGIIVLAVAILPLLGVGGMQLYRAETPGPMKDSKLTPRIAGTAKALWLVYAALTLACILSLKAAGMDWLDAVCHAFSALSLGGFSTYDASVGQFDSPLIEAVLIVFMVLAALNFATHFLAFRERSLAAYARDAEARAVAVLLASSILICAVYLAGQGTYPDFSSSLRHVAFNLVSIATDCGYASQDFDKWPIFVPMWMLFLSCVTVSSGSTGGGIKMVRALILAQQAQLELKRLIHPSLVTVIRVGRMAIPPGVSGAVLGFIFLYVFTVIELSFFLMASGLDYISAFTAIIACINNMGPGLNVVGPAQNYQALTDFQTWVCSAAMLIGRLEVLSVFVLFTPSFWRR, encoded by the coding sequence ATGCTCTTCCGTCTGCTGCCCGTCCTCCACGTCCTCGGCCTGATGCTGATGTTCTTCAGCGTCACCTACTTGATGCCGATCGCCGCCTCGCTGCTTGCCGACGACGGCACCTGGATCGACTTCGTCGATGCGATGGCGGTGTCGTTCTGCTTCGGTGCGCTGATGACGGTCCTCACCTCGCGCCACAAGCGGGAGCTGAAGCCGCGCGACGGCTTTTTGCTGGTGACGCTGGCCTGGGTGCTGATGGCGGCGATCGCCACCGTGCCGCTGCTGCTGGTGATCGACGGGCTGAGTTTCACCGACGCCTTCTTCGAGACCATGTCCGGGCTGACCACTACCGGCGCCACCGTGCTCACCGGGCTGGAGCGCCTGCCGCCGGCGGTCAATCTCTGGCGTCATGAGCTGAACTGGCTGGGCGGCATGGGCATCATCGTCCTTGCCGTCGCCATCCTGCCGCTGCTCGGCGTCGGCGGCATGCAGCTGTACCGCGCCGAGACGCCGGGGCCGATGAAGGATTCCAAGCTGACGCCGCGCATCGCCGGCACCGCGAAGGCGTTGTGGCTGGTCTATGCCGCGCTGACGCTGGCCTGCATCCTCAGCCTCAAGGCGGCCGGAATGGACTGGCTGGACGCCGTCTGCCACGCCTTCTCGGCGCTGTCGCTGGGCGGCTTCTCGACCTACGACGCGAGCGTCGGCCAGTTCGACTCGCCGCTGATCGAGGCGGTGCTGATCGTCTTCATGGTGCTCGCCGCGCTCAACTTCGCCACCCACTTTCTCGCCTTCCGCGAGCGCTCGCTGGCTGCCTATGCCCGGGATGCCGAGGCGCGCGCGGTGGCCGTGCTGCTCGCCAGCAGCATCCTGATCTGCGCCGTCTACCTCGCCGGGCAGGGTACCTATCCGGACTTCTCGAGCAGCCTGCGCCACGTCGCCTTCAACCTGGTGTCGATCGCCACCGACTGCGGCTATGCCAGCCAGGATTTCGACAAATGGCCGATCTTCGTTCCGATGTGGATGCTTTTCCTGTCCTGCGTCACCGTCAGTTCCGGTTCGACCGGCGGCGGCATCAAGATGGTGCGCGCGCTGATCCTGGCGCAGCAGGCCCAGCTCGAGCTGAAGCGGCTGATCCATCCGAGCCTGGTGACGGTCATCCGCGTCGGCCGGATGGCGATCCCGCCCGGCGTCTCGGGGGCCGTGCTCGGTTTCATCTTCCTCTACGTATTCACGGTGATCGAACTGTCCTTCTTCCTGATGGCCAGCGGACTCGACTACATCTCGGCGTTCACCGCGATCATCGCCTGCATCAACAACATGGGCCCGGGCTTGAACGTCGTCGGGCCGGCGCAGAACTACCAGGCGCTGACCGACTTCCAGACCTGGGTCTGCTCGGCGGCGATGCTGATCGGGCGCCTCGAGGTGCTGTCGGTGTTCGTCCTGTTCACGCCGAGCTTCTGGCGCCGCTGA
- the htpG gene encoding molecular chaperone HtpG, whose product MGATKETLGFQAEVKQLLHLMIHSLYSNKEIFLRELISNASDACDKLRFEALDNPGLFESDSELKIRVAYDKDARTITISDNGIGLSREEAVAHLGTIAKSGTREFFSSLTGDQAKDAHLIGQFGVGFYSSFIVADKVTVISRRAGQNKDQAIRWESAGEGDFSIEMVEKEGRGTDVILHLRDGEDEFLGGWKLKSILKKYSDHITLPILMQKEEWKDGEQVKTDEDETVNQASALWARPKSEISEEQYKEFYKHVAHDFEDPLAWTHARVEGKQEYTQLLYIPSRAPFDLFERGARHGVKLYVKRVFIMDDAEQLMPLYLRFVRGIVDSADLPLNVSREILQQSKDIDTIKGGCVKKVLGMIEDLAENDAEKFATFWKEFGRVLKEGVGEDHANKERIAKLLRFASTKNDTADETVSLADYVSRMKDGQDKIYYVTAETFTAAKNSPHLEIFRKKGIEVLLLSERVDEWVVGSLTEFDGKQLQSVAKGGLDLGTLEDEAEKKEAEKAADEYKELVGKIRAELGDKVKDVRVTHRLTDSPSCIVADEHDLGGNLARILKAAGQKMPGSKPILEINPNHLAVQRLKYEETRFSDWANLLLEQATLAEGGTLEDPAGFVKRINDLMLALSAGK is encoded by the coding sequence ATGGGCGCGACCAAGGAAACCCTCGGCTTCCAGGCCGAGGTGAAGCAGCTGCTGCACTTGATGATCCATTCGCTGTACTCGAACAAGGAAATCTTCCTCCGGGAACTGATCTCGAACGCGTCGGATGCCTGCGACAAGCTGCGCTTCGAGGCGCTCGACAACCCGGGCCTGTTCGAGAGCGATTCCGAGCTGAAGATCCGCGTCGCCTACGACAAGGACGCGCGCACGATCACCATCTCCGACAACGGCATCGGCCTCTCCCGCGAGGAAGCCGTGGCCCACCTCGGCACCATCGCCAAGTCCGGCACGCGCGAATTCTTCTCGTCGCTGACCGGTGACCAGGCCAAGGATGCGCACCTGATCGGCCAGTTCGGCGTCGGTTTCTACTCGTCGTTCATCGTCGCCGACAAGGTCACCGTGATCTCGCGCCGCGCCGGCCAGAACAAGGACCAGGCGATCCGCTGGGAGTCGGCCGGCGAGGGCGACTTCTCGATCGAGATGGTCGAGAAGGAAGGTCGCGGCACCGACGTCATCCTGCACCTGCGCGACGGCGAGGACGAATTCCTCGGCGGCTGGAAGCTGAAGAGCATCCTGAAGAAGTACTCCGACCACATCACGCTGCCGATCCTGATGCAGAAGGAAGAATGGAAGGACGGCGAGCAGGTCAAGACCGACGAGGACGAGACGGTCAACCAGGCGAGCGCGCTGTGGGCGCGGCCGAAGTCGGAAATCAGCGAAGAGCAGTACAAGGAGTTCTACAAGCACGTCGCGCACGACTTCGAGGACCCGCTGGCGTGGACGCACGCCCGCGTCGAGGGCAAGCAGGAATACACGCAGCTCCTCTACATCCCGTCGCGCGCGCCGTTCGACCTCTTCGAGCGCGGCGCCCGCCACGGCGTCAAGCTGTACGTCAAGCGCGTCTTCATCATGGACGACGCCGAGCAGCTGATGCCGCTGTACCTGCGCTTCGTGCGCGGCATCGTCGATTCGGCCGACCTGCCGCTCAACGTCTCGCGCGAGATCCTGCAGCAGAGCAAGGACATCGACACGATCAAGGGCGGCTGCGTGAAGAAGGTGCTCGGCATGATCGAGGACCTGGCCGAGAACGACGCCGAGAAGTTCGCCACCTTCTGGAAGGAATTCGGCCGCGTGCTGAAGGAAGGCGTCGGCGAGGACCACGCCAACAAGGAGCGCATCGCCAAGCTGCTGCGCTTCGCCTCGACGAAGAACGACACGGCGGACGAGACGGTGTCGCTGGCCGACTACGTCAGCCGCATGAAGGACGGCCAGGACAAGATCTACTACGTCACCGCCGAGACCTTCACCGCGGCGAAGAACAGCCCGCACCTCGAAATCTTCCGCAAGAAGGGCATCGAGGTGCTTCTGCTCTCCGAGCGTGTCGACGAATGGGTGGTCGGCAGCCTGACCGAGTTCGACGGCAAGCAGCTGCAGTCGGTGGCCAAGGGCGGCCTCGACCTCGGCACGCTGGAAGACGAAGCCGAGAAGAAGGAGGCCGAGAAGGCCGCCGACGAGTACAAGGAACTGGTCGGGAAGATCAGGGCCGAGCTCGGCGACAAGGTCAAGGACGTGCGCGTCACGCACCGCCTGACCGATTCGCCGTCGTGCATCGTCGCCGACGAGCACGACCTCGGCGGCAACCTGGCGCGCATCCTGAAGGCCGCCGGCCAGAAGATGCCGGGCTCGAAGCCGATCCTCGAGATCAACCCGAACCACCTCGCCGTGCAGCGGCTGAAGTACGAGGAGACGCGCTTCTCCGACTGGGCCAACCTGCTGCTCGAGCAGGCGACGCTGGCCGAGGGCGGCACGCTGGAGGACCCGGCCGGGTTTGTGAAGCGCATCAACGACCTGATGCTGGCGCTGTCGGCCGGCAAGTAA